A genomic stretch from Synergistaceae bacterium includes:
- the feoB gene encoding ferrous iron transport protein B — translation FQTTFIVGEEIFGGLAADLGEGFGGILESFLVSVNSPEWLVSLVADGLIGGVGAVIEFVPLITVLYLMLGFLEDSGYMSRAAYVWDNLMRKFGLHGKAFISMIIGFGCNVPGIMATRTLENKKDRMIAILINPFMSCGARIPIYMLFIAAFFPNHGALVLSTLYGFGILVGLIMAKVFNNTLFKGESSYFIMELPPYRMPTIKNVLRNMWTNVYDFIARAGTIIFTVVTLMWVLAVLPTSADPYSKESFLGMIGSFLVPLFKPAGFGTWQESVALFAGIPAKEAVVGTLGMLYAGEYMEEGKILVDVIRQHFTHLTALSYMLMVLLYTPCAAVLGTIGRETKSIKWVIFTALYTFLIAWIVAVAVFQIGSLLGFS, via the coding sequence TTTTCCAGACGACTTTCATCGTTGGAGAAGAGATTTTTGGTGGATTAGCTGCCGATTTAGGCGAAGGGTTCGGAGGAATACTGGAGAGCTTTTTAGTTTCAGTAAATTCCCCAGAATGGCTTGTTTCCCTTGTCGCTGATGGTTTGATTGGCGGTGTTGGAGCAGTCATAGAGTTTGTTCCTCTAATTACTGTTCTATATTTGATGTTGGGCTTTTTGGAAGATAGCGGATATATGTCGAGAGCCGCATATGTCTGGGATAACCTTATGAGAAAATTTGGACTGCACGGCAAAGCATTTATTTCAATGATAATAGGTTTTGGTTGCAATGTTCCAGGTATAATGGCAACTAGAACATTAGAAAATAAAAAAGATAGAATGATAGCCATACTTATAAATCCTTTTATGAGTTGTGGAGCAAGAATACCTATATATATGTTATTTATTGCAGCATTTTTCCCCAATCATGGAGCCTTAGTTCTTTCCACGCTCTACGGTTTCGGGATATTGGTCGGTTTGATTATGGCAAAGGTTTTCAATAATACTCTCTTTAAAGGCGAGAGCTCATATTTCATCATGGAGCTTCCCCCATATAGAATGCCGACAATTAAGAATGTTCTGAGAAACATGTGGACGAATGTATACGACTTTATCGCCCGTGCCGGAACAATTATTTTTACGGTAGTCACTTTAATGTGGGTTTTAGCCGTGTTGCCCACATCAGCAGATCCATACAGCAAAGAGAGCTTCCTGGGCATGATAGGTTCTTTCTTGGTGCCTCTATTTAAACCGGCCGGGTTTGGAACGTGGCAAGAATCAGTCGCACTGTTTGCCGGAATTCCGGCAAAAGAGGCAGTAGTAGGGACTCTCGGAATGCTTTATGCCGGAGAATACATGGAAGAAGGAAAGATTCTAGTCGATGTCATAAGACAGCACTTCACACATTTGACAGCGCTCTCCTACATGTTGATGGTCTTGCTGTACACACCTTGCGCGGCAGTTCTCGGAACAATAGGCAGAGAGACTAAATCAATAA